A stretch of DNA from Micromonospora peucetia:
CCACCGGAAGTACCGGCCGGCCAGGAACAGCGACACCGCCAGCCAGAGCAGCAGCACACCGAAGGAGGGCAGCGTCTCGACGAGGGTCCCGGCGAAACTCAGTGCCTCGCCCTCGTCGGTGCGGGCGAGCCAGCCGACGCGCATGACCTCGGTGAACGGCCCGTTCGGCAGGAACCAGAGCACCCGTTCGATCGACTCCGGCAAGGCGCCGAGCGGCAGCAGCGCACCCGGCGTGGCCAGGAAGATCACCACGGTCGGCAGGGTGGTCAGCATGGCCGCCTCGGAGCTGCGGGTGATCGCGGAGAGCGCCGCCGAGAACGCCGCCATGATCGCGGAACCGAACAGCAGCGCCACCGCCATGACCAGCGGGTTCTTCGGCAGCGGCAGACCGAGCACCAGGATGGCGTAGCCGGCCAGCACGACGAACTGGGCGAGGAAGATCGCCACGGTGCTGCTGGCCGTGCCGAGCAGGATGGTGCGGTCCGAGGCGAGCCCCGCGCGCAGCCGCTTGAGCACCAACTCCTGGCGGCGCGACGCGTAGACGGTCGTCAGGTGGTGGTGTACCAGGAAGACCATGATCAGGGTGGTGATGCTGACGACCCGGCGGACGCCGGCCACCGGCTCACCCCCGTACTCGCTGACGAGCAGGATGGCGATCATCAGTGGGGTCACCACGGACATCGCGGTGGCCGTCCAGTTGCGGCGCAGCGCCAGCAGCTCCATCTTCAGCATCGCGGCCATCTGCCAGAACGGCTTGGTCGCCCGGTCGCCCGAGGTGGCGGTGCTGGTGGGGCTCTGCGTCGTCATCGTCCCGCTCATCGGGCAGCCTCCGGTTCCGCGTGCTGGTCGGTCAGGTCGTGGTCGGCGGCGATGTCCAGGAAGACATCCTCCAGGGTGGCCGGTCGGGCCGACAGGGCCGCCAGCCGGATGTCGGCCGCGTTGGCCCACTCGAGCAGCCGGGTGAGGTCGGTCTGGAGCTGGCGGGACTCGTAGGTGACCCGGTCGCCCTCGACCAGCCGGGCGGCGTGCGGCAGGTCGGGCAGCGCGTCCGTCGCCGGCAACCGGAAGCTGATCCGGGCGGGCAGGGTGCGCACCACGTCCTCCGGGGCCCCCGTGGCGACGATGCTCCCACCCCGCATGATCGCCACCCGGTCGGCGAGGACCTCCGCCTCCTCCAGGTAGTGCGTGGTGAGCAGGACGGTGGTCCCACCCTTCTGGAGCTCACGGACGACGTCCCAGGTGCGACGCCGGGAGGCCGGGTCCATGCCGGTGGTCGGCTCGTCGAGGAAGAGCACCTCCGGCCGGCCGAGCACCGCCAGCGCCAGCTCCAGTCGCCGGCCCTCACCGCCGGAGAGCTGCTCGACCGCCACGTTCATCCGGTCGGCGAGGTCGACCAGTTCCAGCACCTCCCCGACGGTCTGCGGCCGGACGGTCAGCGACCGCCAGATCTCCACCGTCTCCCGGACCGTCAGCGCACCGGTGAACCCGCCGTGCTGGAGCATCACCCCCGTCCGGGGGCGCACCACGGCCCGGTCCCGCACCGGATCCAGCCCGAGCACCCGGACCCGGCCGGAGGTGGCCGGCTGCAGCCCCTCCAGCACCTCGATGGTGGTGGTCTTACCGGCACCGTTGGTGCCCAGCAGGGCGAACAGCTCGCCCCGGCGGATCCTCAGCGAGATCCCCCGCACCGCCTCAAACTCCCCGTAGCTGCGGCGCAGCCCGTCCACTTCGATCACGACGTCATCCATGGCTATCAGGCTGCCGGCGACCGGCCACAGATCCAACCCCCGACGCGTCATGTTCCGACCGTGTCGTACTCATGCCTCACCCGTGCATCCCCCACGTGTGGAACGCGCGCGGCACGACGCCGAGCAGCCGGTGGGCCCGGCGGCCCCGCAATGGCGCTCACCGGTCGACGAGAGAGCCCACGCCGATGGGCTCCACGTCCACCGGGAGATCCGGCAGCACCCCGGCGAGAGCCTCGACCTTCGACCACGTCATGGTCACCTGGTCGAGGTCGTTGTCCCCCAGTGGGACGCCCAGTTCGCCGAACGCCCGGGCCAGCCGCTCCCGCCGGACGGGGTCGACGCTGTCGGCGGGCGCCTCGGGGGCGCAGACGGGCGCCAGGTCCGGGACGACGTCCAGTTTCGGCTCGCGCTCGTGCCAGCCCGTGCGCCGCTGGTAGACGTCGGCGACGGCGGCCAGCTCGAAGTCGCGGCCGGGGGCGGCGGCCAGTTGCAGCGACAGCGGCAACCCGTCGCCGTCGGCGCCCATCGGCAGCGCCAGCGCGGGGAAGCCGACCGCGCTCCAGATGCTGGGCAGGAAGGAGATCGTCTGGAGGCTGGCCTGGTCGTCGTAGCGTGGGGCGGCGGACGGCCAGGCGGGCGTGGCGATGACGTCGACGTCCCGCAACCGGGCCCGCAGGGCGTCGGCGCCCCACCCGCGCACCCGCTGGGCCCGCAGGTAGGTCTCCGCCGGGAGCACGCCACCGAGCGCGACGTTCCACCGGAACGGTCGTCCGTAGTCGGCCCAGCGTGCCCGCAACTGCGCCCCGTGCACCTCGAACGCCTCGACCAGCATCGTCACGAGCTGCGCGGCGAAGAGCGGGAACGCCTCGTCGAACGGCACGTCGACGACCTCGGCTCCGGCGGCCCGCAGCTCGTCGAGCGCGGCCTCGAAGGCGGCGGCGGTCTCGTCGGTCAGCGCGGCGGCATACCGCACGAGGTCTCCCGGGACGCCGACGCGTACGCCCGTGAGGTCGGCGAGCGGCGGCCGGGACAGCTCGGCGGGCCGGTCCGCCATGACGGCGAGCAGCCGCGCACACTCCCTGGCCGTACGCGCCAGCGGACCCGCCGTCTCCACCGACCGCGCCAGCGGGCGGACGCCGGCCGCCGGCAGGAGACCCTGCGTCGGCTTCAGCCCGGTCACGCCGCACAGCGCGGCCGGGATCCGGATGCTGCCGTTGCTGTCGGTGCCGACACCCGCGTCGAAGAACCCGGCGGGGATGCCGTTGGCGCTGCCGCAGCTCGACCCGCCGGTCCACCGGTGGGGGTCCCACGGGTTGCGGGGCACCGGGAAGGTCGCGTCCGGGTCCGGCCGGGACAGCGCGTGCTCGGCCATCGTGGTCTTGCCCACGATCGTCGCGCCCGCGGCGCGCAGCCGCGCCACCACCGTCGCGTCACGGTCGGCCCACCAGCTCGCGTCGTGCACGACGCTCTGGCAGGTGCTCGGCGCTCCGGCGACGGCGACGGCGTCCTTGACGCCGATCAGCGTGCCGCGCAGCGGCCCGTCCGGGCCTGGGTCGTCGATCGGGAAGCGGTGCAGGAAGGTGCCGAGCATCGGCGCGAGCCGGTCGGCCCGCTCGGCTGCGGCGGCGAGGCGGTCCATGTCAGCTCACCGCCGGCTGGTCGGCCGCGACGGTCTTTGGCGCGGACCGGTCACCAGCCGGTTTCGGTTGCCCGTACGTTCCGGTGCCACAGAAGAAGTCACGGTGCGGAAAGGCGAACAACTCGGCCGCGCTGTCGTCCCGGACCACGACTTCCGTCTTGCCGTCACCGTTCGACGAATGGCGCTGATCTTTCCCCTTCAGGCGTGCCACGAACACCTCCCCGCACGGGCCGCGGAATGCGCAGCCGAGGACCACGACAGGTCCGACGATGACGGGTACGGACTTCGCGGGGTAACCCCTACGGTCACCCCTCACCACCCCGGAATAAAGCACTGCGGACGCCAATTCTCGCGGCTGCGGCCCCGGAATTCCTGGCTCACCGATCCACGGCGCTGCTAAATACTATTCGCATACCCGCACCGATCTAAATGGGGAAATCAATGAGCAACGCAATCGGGAACCTCGTGGCCACACCCACGCTCGGTGCGGTGGACCCACAGGCGATCGACGTGTCGGATGTGCACAAGAGATACGGTGACGTGCGCGCCGTCAACGGCGTCGACCTGCGGATCGCCCCCGGCGAGGTGGTCGCGCTGCTCGGGCCCAACGGCGCGGGCAAGTCCACGCTCGTCGACCTGATCCTCGGGCTCGCCCGACCCGACCGGGGCGAGATCCGCATCTTCGGGCACACCCCGCGGGAGGCCGTCACCCGGGGCGTCATCGGGGCGATGCTCCAGGACGGTGCGCTGCTCGACGACGTGTCGATCCGCGAGCTGCTCACGATGGCGGCGTCGCTGCACGCCGCCCCGCTCCCGGTCGACGAGGTGCTGCGCCGCGCCGGTCTCACCGACATCGCCGACCGTCGGGGCCGGCTCTCCGGCGGTCAGCGCCAGCGGCTGCGCCTGGCGATGACCCTCGTCTCCGACCCCAGGCTGCTGGTGCTGGACGAGCCGACGGTGGCGATGGACGTCGAGTCCCGCCACATCTTCTGGGCCTCCATGCGGGAGTTCACCGCCACCGGACGCACCGTGGTGTTCGCCTCCCACTACCTGGAGGAGGCCGAGGAGTTCGCCGACCGGGTGGTGCTCGTCCGCGCCGGGGTGGTCATCGCCGACGGCACGGTCGCCGAGATCCGCTCCGTGGTGGCCGGCCGGTCGTTGTCCGCCACCGTCCCGGGCGCGACGGTCGACCAGCTGCGCCTGCTGCCCGGCGTGAAGACCGCCGAGTCCCGCGGCAACCGCGTCGAACTCGTCTGCTCCGACTCCGACGTCGCCGCCCGGGAGCTGTTCGCCCGCTACCCGGGGGCGTACGACGTCGAGATCGGCGCCCTCGGCCTGGAACAGGCGTTCCTGGCCCTCACCTCCACGGAAAACGAGGCCGCCCGATGAGCACCGGTTTCCTCACGCTCGAAGTGAAGCGGGTGATCCGGGCCCGCAAGTTCTGGATCGTCGCGTTCCTGTTCCCGACGCTGCTCTACCTCATGCAGGCCAACCTGTTCCAGGGCGAGATCGTCGAGGGCACCGGCATCAACTTCAGCGAGCACCTGCTGGGCGGTCTCGCCGCCTTCGGGGCGCTCTTCGTCGCGCTGAACGTCGGCACCAGGGTGGCGATCGAGCGGTCGACCGGGTGGCAGCGCCAACTGCGCATCACCCCGTTGTCGCCGACCTCCTACCTGGCCGCGAAGCTGGCCGCGGCGATGGTCGTGGCCCTGCCGGCGATCACGGCGGTCGCGCTCACCGGCGCGCTGCTGGAGGGCGTCCGGCTGCCGCTGGGCGGCTGGCTCCAGCTGGTGCTCGGAATCTGGCTCGGCACGCTGCCGTTCGCGCTGCTGGGCGTCTTCATCGGCCAGGTCGCCACGGCCGAGAGCGTGCAGGTCCTCACGTCCGTCTCGCACATGCTGCTCGGGGTGCTCGGCGGCGCGCTGTTCCCGTCGGTCGCGTTCCCCGAGTGGCTCCAGGCGGTGTCCGCGGTCATGCCGAGCCACTGGTTGGCCGAGATCGGCCACAGCCCGTTCGAGGACAACTCCCGGCTCGCGCTCGCGGCACTGGTGCTCGCCGGGTGGACCGTCGTGCTCGGCGCCGCCGTGACCCTGCGCTACCTACGGGACAGCGCCCGCGTCTGAGCGCCCGCGACCGGGCGGACGGCACCCCGCACTTTCCTGCACGACGAACGTACGCATCGCTACGACGAGGGATCCCATCGTGAAGAAGAACTCCTGGCAGATACTGCGCAAGGGCGGGCCGGGCGGCCTCACGCTCACCGTCGACTTCACCAGCACCGGCCGTACCCAGGCGTGCTTCCGGGACCTGGTTCCCCTGTTGAGCGCGCCCGGCGAGATCTGGGAGACCGTGGCACCCGCCGCCGGCGCCGAGGACACCATGTCCGGCGCCGACTACGTCGAGCGGTGGGCGAAGGGCGTCCGTCGGCGTGAGCGCACCGTCGACACCGTGATCGGCTACTGCGTGGGCGCGGTGTTCGCCGCCCCCCTCGCGTCCCGGCTGGCCGAGGCGCAGGACGAGGCGCCCAGGCTGGTCCTGCTGGATCCGGAGCTGCCGAACATCGTCGGGCTGTACCGCGACTTCCACGCCGCCGCGGACGCGCTGCGCAGCATCCTCTCCCCGGAGGAGATCGCCGCGTTCCACGCGGACGGCCAGGCGGTCCAGGAGAGGTACGGGCTCGACGACCTCGCCCTCATCGGTCCCGCGCTCGCCGGGATCTTCCGCGACGCGATCGACGTCGCGGGCCGTCGGCTCGGGCTGGACGACGACGTCCGGGGCGAACTGGGCGGCAGCTTCGCGTCGTTCGTCGGCTACCTGCGGGCGGCGGCGGAGATCGACCCGACCCCGCGGTGGGAGACGGCGACGGCCATCACCTCCGCGCACTCGACCCAGCGGGACCAGGTCTTCGGGCGCAACATCCGGCTCGACGTCGACCATGACCAGATGCTGCGCCACCCCGACGTCGCGGCGGCGGTCTCCGGCCTGATGACCGGTGCGGACGCCGGCCTGCGGATCGCGGGGTAGCGCGGTGGCACCGAGCCGGGCGGGCCACGAGCCCGCGCTCTTCACCGACCTGTTCGCGGAGCAGGTACGGCGCACCCCGGACGCCACCGCCGTCGTGTGGGGCGAGCACCGCAGGACGTACGCCGAGCTGGACGCCGAGGCGAACCGGCTCGCACACCGGCTGGTGTCGCTCGGCGCGGGCCCGGAGCGGCTCGTCGCGATCGGGACCCGGTCCGCGCACCTGGTGGTGGCCGCGCTCGCCACCCTCAAGGCCGGGGCGGCCTACCTGCCGCTGGACCTGAGCCACCCGCCGCAGCGGCTGGAGCACATGCTCACCGACGCGCGGCCCATGTTGCTGCTGACCACCGCCGACGACCAGCACTCGGTGCCGGCGTCCGGCCCGCCACGGGTCCTGCTCGACCGGCCGGACGCGTACGCCGGCCAGCCGGCCACCGACGTCACCGACGCCGACCGGCTCGCCCCGCTGCGACCCGCCAACACCGCGTACGTCATCTACACCTCCGGCTCCACCGGCAACCCGAAGGGCGTGGTGATCGAGCACCGCCAGCTCGGCACGTACCTGCGCCACGTCGTGCGGGCCTACCCGGGCGTACGCGGGCGGGCGCTGCTGCACTCCTCGTTCGCGTTCGACCTGACGGTCACCGCGTTCTACGCGCCACTGATGACGGGCGGCTGCGTGCACGTCGGCGCCCTGGAGGAGATGGGCACGCCCGCCGCGGGGCCGGCCGGGCAGCAGCGGCCCACGTTCGTCAAGGTGACGCCGTCGCACATCCCGCTGCTCACCGCGCTGCCCGCCGAGGCGTCCCCGACCGGGGAGCTGATGGCCGGCGGCGAACTGCTGCTCGGCGAGACCGTCGACGCCTGGCGACGCCGGCACCCCGGGGCGCGGGTGATCAACGAGTACGGTCCGACGGAGACGACCGTCGGGTGCAGCACGGTGGTCATCGAGCCCGACCAGCCGGTGCCGCCGGGGCCGCTGCCCATCGGCCAGCCCATGCCCGACGTGCGCTTCCACGTGCTGGACGGGGACCTGCGCCCGGTCGCACCCGGCGAGATCGGCGAACTGCACATCGCCGGGGCCCAGCTGGCCCGGGGCTACCTGGGCAGGCCGGGGCTGACCGCCGAGCGTTTCCTGCCCGACCCGTACGGGCCGCCCGGCTCGCGCATGTACCGCTCCGGCGACCGGGTCCGGCCCACCGAGGACGGCGAGTACGAGTTCTGCGGGCGGGTCGACAACCAGGCCAAGATCCGCGGCTACCGCATCGAGCTCGGGGAGATCGAGGCGGCGCTGCTGCGCCGCCCGGAGGTGCGGCACGCGGCGGCGGTGATCCGCACGGACGCCCCGGAGGTCAAACAGCTCGTCGCGTACGTCGTGCCCGCGGCTGACACGAGGGTCGATCCGCAGCAGCTGCGCAAGGACCTCGCGGAGACCCTGCCCGACTACATGGTGCCGAGCGCCGTGGTCAGCCTCGCGGCGCTGCCGCTGACCGTCAACGGCAAGCTCGACCCGGCGGCCCTGCCGGCGCCGGAGGCCGCGGCGACCCCGGGCGGACGGGCCCCGGCCGACGAGTTGCAGGCCCTGCTGTGCGAACTCTTCGCCACCTACACGGCGGTCTCCTCGATGGGCGTCGACGACGACTTCTTCGTCCGGGGCGGCACCAGCCTCGGCGCCGCCCAACTGGTCAACGAGGCACGCCGGCGCGGGCTCACGCTGTCGCTGCGCGACGTGCTGGAAAACCGGACCGTGGCGCGACTCGCCGAGGTGTGCGCCGACACCGACCGAGAGGACGAGTGAGCATGACCATCGCAGCCAGCAGGAAGGAAGCAGCCATGTGGCTGCTCGAGCGGCTGGTGCCGGACACCGGGGTCAACAACGTCGCGGTCGCCTTCGAGGTGGCCGGCAGGATCGACCGTGAGCTGTTCCCGGCGGCGCTGCGAGCGGTGCTGGCCCGTCACGAGGTGCTGCGCACCGTGTTCCGCTCCGACGACGCGACGCTGACCCGGGAGGTGCTCGCTCCCGACCGGGTCGACGTGCCCGTGCTGGAAATTCCGGCGGGCGACGACGGGCGGGACGCCGACCTGACCGCGTTCGCCGCCGAGCCGTTCGTGATCGACGGCCGCCCCCTGGTGCGGGCGGGCGTGCACGCGGGAGCGGACCGCGACGTGTGCTGCGTCGTCGTGCACCACCTGAACTTCGACGCCATGTCGACCACGATCCTGCTCCGCGAGCTGCTCGTCGCGTACGAGACGGTCGCGGCGGGACGCCGGCCGGACGACGCCCCGGTGGCCGCCCTCGCCGAGCGCACGCCGGACGAGCGCAGCGTCGCGTACTGGCGGAAGAACCTCGACGGGCTGCGGCCCGCCGAGTCGGGCCTGTGGTGCGCCCGGCCGCCCGTCGGGGCACCGTCCCTGCGCGCCCGGACCGTCCACCACGAACTCTCCGCGCCGGCCCGCGCCGTGGTGCGCCGCTTCCAGCGCGAACTGCGCGCCTCCGAGGCGGTCGTGCTGCTCGCGGCGTACTCCCTGCTGCTCGCCCAGCACGGCGCGGGTTCCGACGTGGTCATCGGCACCCCGGTGAACGTCCGGGACCAGCGCGGCATGAACGCCATCGGCTACCACGCGAACCTGGTGCCGCTGCGGGTACGGCTCGACCCGGAAGCCGACTTCCGCGCCGTCGTCAAGCAGACCCGCAGCACCTTCCTGGAGGCGATCAGCCACGCCGACGTACCGCTGGAGCAGGTGTCTCCCGCCGTGCTCGGCGACGCACCGTCGTCGTGGCGCAGCTCGTTCTTCCGGCACCTGTTCAACTATGTGCCCGGCACCGTCGACGCCTCGCGGACGCTGACCGGGATGCCGGTGCGGCACGTCATGGTGGAGAACGGCTACAGCCGCTTCGACCTGGAGTTCTTCATCATGCCGGGTGAGGACGGGACCACCGTCCGCGCGGCGTTCTGTGTCGACGCCTTCGACGCGGCCGACGTCGGGCTGCTGCTGCAACGGTACGACGCGCTGCTCGTGCGGCTGGGCGACGAGCTGGACCGGCCGGTGGCACAGCTGTCCCGCCGGGGCCCGAGCGACCTCGCCCTGCCGGCGTCGCCGCCGCGGACGGCCGCCACGACGTCCGTGCTCGACGCGGTGCACGCGACGGTCGCCGCGAACCCGGATCTCGTCGCGGTGCGGGACGACACGGATGCCGTCACGTACGGCCAGTTGTGGTCGGCGGCGGTCGCCACCCGGGACCTGGTCGCGGCCTCGGGTGGGAGCACGGTCGCCGTGCTGGCGCCGCGCGGCGCGCAACTGGCCGCCGCGTGGCTCGGTGTGTGGCTGGCGGGCGCGCGTTGCGTCCTGCTCGACCCGACCCAGCCGATTCCGGACCTCGCCGCGCGGCTGGCCGACTCGGGCGCCGCGCCGGTGCTGGCCGCCGAGGGCCTCCCCGTGCCCGGCGCGGCACGTATCCCCGCCATCACCGACGAGATCCGCGCCGACGCGCCGGCCGGTCCCGACCTCGACGCGGTGGCCTACCTGGCGTACCAGCCTGACGCGCCCGCGCCGCTCGCGGTGACGGTCACCCACCGGGCCCTGGCCGACGCCGTCGCGCGGCTCGCCGAGCGGGTCACCACCGGACCGGCCGTCACCTCGTGGCTGAGCAGCTCCGCCACCGACGCGGCGCTGACGGAACTGCTGGTCGCGCTGACCACCGGCGGCCGGGTCGTCGTCGCGCCCGAGGAGGCCCGCACCGACGGCCACGCCCTCGGCGAGCTGGTGCGGCGGCACGGCGTGCAGGTGGTGCAGGCACCGCCGGCGGTGTGGCGCGAGGTGGTCGAGCAGGCGGGTGCCCGGCTCGCGGGCCGCGCCGTCCTGGTCGGTCACGAACCGCTCCCCCGCCCGCTGGCGGCGCAGTTGCACGCCACCGGCTGCACCCTGCACCACGGCTACACCACACCCGGCGTCGCCGGGTACGCCGCGCTCGGCGGCGGATGGGACGGGGCGGGTGTCCTCCCGGCAGCCCGCGTGTTCGTCACCGAGCCCGGCACCGGGCACGAGCTGGGCATCGGCGTACGCGGCGAGCTGTGTGTCGCGGGCGACGCCCTGGCCGCCGGCTACCACGGCCGGCCGGAGCTGACCGCCGCCCGGTTCGGCGAGCACCCCACGCACGGGCGGTTCCACCGCACCGGAGACCTCGCGCGGCTGCTGCCGGACGGGCAGGTCGACGTCGTCGGCCCGCTGTCGGCCCAGGTACGGGTCGCCGGCCAGCGGATCCACCTCCGCGACATCGAGTCCGTGTTCGCCGCCCACCCGGACGTGGAGGCGGTCGCCGCCGTCGGGTCCGCCGTCGACGGGCCGGACGTCACGGTCGTCGTGTTCGTCGAGTCCCGCAAGCCCGACGTGGCGGATCGGCTGCGCGAGCACGCCCGCGCCGCCCTGCCACTCACGCCCGAACTGGTCGTGCTGGACCAGTTGCCGGTCACCGTGGCGGGCACCGTGGACCGCGCGGCCCTCGTCGCGCGCGCCGCGACGAGGGCGCTGGCCGACGTCGACCCGCCGGACGAGACGACCGTCGCCCTCGTCGGGATCTGGACCGAGATGCTCGACCGGCCGGGCCTGCACGCGGACTCGAACTTCTTCGCCAGCGGTGGCCACTCGCTGTTGGGCGCCCAGCTCGTGCAGCGGGTGCGGACCGATCTGGAGATGCCGGTCCAGCTCGCCGACCTGTTCGCCAACCCGACGCCACGGCAGCTCGCAGAGCACCTGCAGAACGCGTTCTGGGACGACGACGAGGACGACGACTGACCGTTCGCTCAACCCCCACACCGTTTCGAACGTCAGCAGAGGAGGCTCGGCGTGACCGTCGACGTCCAGCCCACACGCAGTACCGACCGTTCGATCGTCCTGACCCGCGAGGAGAGCATCGAGGTCGACACGATCGCCCGCTACCTGGCGGGCCGACCGCCGCGCCTGGTGGACTCGGCCGCCTGGCTCGAGTCGGCCCGCGAGCTGTCCAGCAATCTGCCCGTACGGCTGCGCCAGATGGTGCGCCGCTTCGCCTGGGATCCCGGGCTCGACGCCGTGCTGCTGGTGCGGAACCTGCCCGTGGACGCCGACGAACTGCCCAGCACGCCCACCGTGGCCGGATCGGCGCAACGGGAGTCCACCGGGCCCGCCGCCGCGCAGGTGCTGCTCGGGCTGCAACTCGGGGAGCTCATCGCGTTCAGGGAGGAGAAGCGCGGCGCGCTGGTGCAGGACGTCGTGCCCGTGCCAGGCATGGAGAAGTTCCAGGGCAACGCGGGCTCGGTCAAGCTGTCCATGCACGTGGAGAACGCCTTCCACGTCTACCGCCCGGACTACGTGGGCCTGCACTGTCTGCGCAACGACCACGACAACGTGGCCGGCTTGCAGGTGACGTCGATCCGCAACGCGCTGCCCCTGCTGTCCGAGCAGGCCCGCAGGGTGCTGCACGAGCCACGGTTCTTCACCGAACCCCCGGCGTCGTTCGGCGACCTGCGCAGCGCGCCGGAGCCGCACGGCATCCTCAGCGGCAGCTTCGAGGACCCGGACGTACGGGTCGACTTCGAGAGCTCGTTCCCCCTCGACCCCGAGGCCGGGCAGGCGCTGTCGATGCTCGGCGACGCGCTGCGCACCGTCCGCCGGACGTTCATCCTGAAACCCGGTGACCTCGCGTTCGTCGACAACCGACTGGCCCTGCACGGCCGGACCGAGTTCACGCCCCGCTACGACGGCCGCGACCGGTGGCTCCAGCGGATCTTCGTGCACCGTGACTTCCGGCGCTCCCGGGCCCTGCGCCCGGACGACGGGAACGTGCTCACCAGCGGGAGCTGACAGCCCGGCCCGGGCCGGAAGGTCGACGCCGAGTCCGTACGTGACGGACCGCCTCGTCGACGGCAGAGCAGTAAGACGCGGTGGTGGGGCCCCTGGATCCGGGGGCCCCACCACCGCGTTTCGCCATGTCCGGGAAATGTGCCACCGGCCACGACGAATGGCACGCGCCGCGGGCGAAACGCGACGGGAAGAGAAATCGTCCCGGGCCACGCCGTTAGCGATCCGCACGGGGTACGGGCACCGTTCCCGTCTCGCCCCGTGCGCGATTCACCCGGCTCGGATGACGCCCTCACGCCCCACCACCCACCCACAATGCCTGACCAGCAACTCCACAACCACCACCCAATAACCCACACCATGCACCCCACACCTCCTACGGGGTGCCCTAGGGGTGCCCACCCAATGACCACCAATGGGAACCTCAAACCCCACCAACAACACACCACACCCGGAGCACACCCCATGAAATTCTCAGTCCTCGGCACCACCGAAGTCACCCACCACAACCACCACCTCGAACTCGGCGGAATCAGACAACGCGCAATCCTCGGCTACCTCATCCTCAACGCCAACAAAGTCGTCGCC
This window harbors:
- a CDS encoding condensation domain-containing protein, with product MTIAASRKEAAMWLLERLVPDTGVNNVAVAFEVAGRIDRELFPAALRAVLARHEVLRTVFRSDDATLTREVLAPDRVDVPVLEIPAGDDGRDADLTAFAAEPFVIDGRPLVRAGVHAGADRDVCCVVVHHLNFDAMSTTILLRELLVAYETVAAGRRPDDAPVAALAERTPDERSVAYWRKNLDGLRPAESGLWCARPPVGAPSLRARTVHHELSAPARAVVRRFQRELRASEAVVLLAAYSLLLAQHGAGSDVVIGTPVNVRDQRGMNAIGYHANLVPLRVRLDPEADFRAVVKQTRSTFLEAISHADVPLEQVSPAVLGDAPSSWRSSFFRHLFNYVPGTVDASRTLTGMPVRHVMVENGYSRFDLEFFIMPGEDGTTVRAAFCVDAFDAADVGLLLQRYDALLVRLGDELDRPVAQLSRRGPSDLALPASPPRTAATTSVLDAVHATVAANPDLVAVRDDTDAVTYGQLWSAAVATRDLVAASGGSTVAVLAPRGAQLAAAWLGVWLAGARCVLLDPTQPIPDLAARLADSGAAPVLAAEGLPVPGAARIPAITDEIRADAPAGPDLDAVAYLAYQPDAPAPLAVTVTHRALADAVARLAERVTTGPAVTSWLSSSATDAALTELLVALTTGGRVVVAPEEARTDGHALGELVRRHGVQVVQAPPAVWREVVEQAGARLAGRAVLVGHEPLPRPLAAQLHATGCTLHHGYTTPGVAGYAALGGGWDGAGVLPAARVFVTEPGTGHELGIGVRGELCVAGDALAAGYHGRPELTAARFGEHPTHGRFHRTGDLARLLPDGQVDVVGPLSAQVRVAGQRIHLRDIESVFAAHPDVEAVAAVGSAVDGPDVTVVVFVESRKPDVADRLREHARAALPLTPELVVLDQLPVTVAGTVDRAALVARAATRALADVDPPDETTVALVGIWTEMLDRPGLHADSNFFASGGHSLLGAQLVQRVRTDLEMPVQLADLFANPTPRQLAEHLQNAFWDDDEDDD
- a CDS encoding TauD/TfdA family dioxygenase, with protein sequence MTVDVQPTRSTDRSIVLTREESIEVDTIARYLAGRPPRLVDSAAWLESARELSSNLPVRLRQMVRRFAWDPGLDAVLLVRNLPVDADELPSTPTVAGSAQRESTGPAAAQVLLGLQLGELIAFREEKRGALVQDVVPVPGMEKFQGNAGSVKLSMHVENAFHVYRPDYVGLHCLRNDHDNVAGLQVTSIRNALPLLSEQARRVLHEPRFFTEPPASFGDLRSAPEPHGILSGSFEDPDVRVDFESSFPLDPEAGQALSMLGDALRTVRRTFILKPGDLAFVDNRLALHGRTEFTPRYDGRDRWLQRIFVHRDFRRSRALRPDDGNVLTSGS